Proteins encoded together in one Candidatus Eremiobacterota bacterium window:
- the rplK gene encoding 50S ribosomal protein L11, whose product MAKKVKAIVKLQVPAGKANPAPPVGPALGQYGVNIMEFCKQYNARTADQVGMIIPAEITVFEDRSFTFITKTPPASTLLLKAAGVEKGSGEPHVTKVAKITRKQVEDIAKLKMPDLNATDLDGAVKIIEGTARSMGIVVEA is encoded by the coding sequence ATGGCAAAAAAAGTAAAAGCTATAGTGAAGTTGCAGGTTCCTGCAGGAAAGGCAAACCCGGCTCCGCCCGTCGGGCCCGCCCTTGGCCAGTACGGCGTGAATATCATGGAGTTCTGCAAGCAGTATAATGCCCGCACCGCTGATCAGGTGGGCATGATTATCCCCGCTGAGATCACCGTGTTTGAAGACAGGAGTTTTACCTTTATCACCAAGACTCCCCCGGCTTCGACGCTGCTGCTCAAGGCGGCAGGCGTGGAAAAGGGCTCTGGCGAGCCCCACGTGACGAAAGTGGCCAAGATAACGAGAAAACAGGTGGAAGACATTGCCAAGCTCAAGATGCCCGATCTCAATGCCACTGATCTTGACGGCGCAGTGAAGATCATCGAGGGAACGGCCCGGAGCATGGGCATTGTTGTTGAGGCATGA
- the nusG gene encoding transcription termination/antitermination protein NusG — MIHTYSGYENKVRANLLRRIESMGMKDKIFQILVPTEEEIEFKDGKRKTVQKKIYPGYVLVEMIMRDDSWYVVRNTSGVTGFVGPGVKPIPLPEEEVKIIKRHMGLEAPIRIKLDLDVGQGVRVTHGPFQDFHGIVEEVNPEREKVKVLITIFGRETPVELEFSQVEKL, encoded by the coding sequence GTGATCCACACCTATTCAGGCTATGAAAACAAGGTGCGGGCCAATCTTCTTCGCAGGATCGAGTCCATGGGCATGAAGGACAAGATATTCCAGATCCTCGTTCCTACGGAAGAGGAGATAGAGTTTAAGGACGGCAAGAGGAAAACAGTCCAGAAGAAGATCTACCCGGGGTACGTGCTGGTTGAGATGATCATGCGCGACGACTCCTGGTACGTGGTGAGAAACACCTCGGGAGTTACGGGCTTTGTCGGGCCGGGGGTCAAGCCCATACCGCTGCCCGAGGAAGAGGTAAAGATCATCAAGCGCCACATGGGACTTGAGGCGCCGATACGCATCAAGCTTGATCTTGATGTGGGACAGGGAGTGAGGGTCACCCATGGTCCGTTCCAGGACTTCCACGGCATTGTGGAAGAGGTGAACCCTGAGCGAGAGAAGGTCAAGGTGCTCATTACCATCTTTGGGAGAGAGACACCGGTAGAGCTGGAATTCAGCCAGGTTGAGAAGTTGTAA
- the secE gene encoding preprotein translocase subunit SecE gives MKKHIDDLVKYLKAVRSEVKRISWPSPQELKASTIVVLVTLAVVTAYLSLVDNLLAAFFKRFIQ, from the coding sequence ATGAAAAAGCATATTGATGACCTTGTGAAGTACTTAAAGGCCGTCAGGTCCGAAGTGAAAAGGATTTCCTGGCCGTCGCCGCAGGAACTCAAGGCATCCACCATAGTGGTGCTTGTCACCCTGGCGGTGGTCACTGCCTATCTCTCTCTTGTTGACAATCTCCTTGCGGCGTTTTTCAAGAGATTTATCCAATAG
- the rpmG gene encoding 50S ribosomal protein L33 produces MAKKETRIIITMACGECKRRNYATKKNKQHTTERLALKKYCSFCRKHTPHKETK; encoded by the coding sequence ATGGCCAAGAAGGAAACCCGTATAATCATTACGATGGCCTGCGGGGAGTGCAAGCGCAGAAATTACGCGACAAAGAAGAACAAGCAGCATACCACAGAGCGTCTGGCGCTTAAAAAATACTGCTCGTTCTGCCGGAAGCACACTCCGCACAAGGAAACGAAGTAA
- the tuf gene encoding elongation factor Tu, which produces MAKQKFDRTKPHVNIGTIGHVDHGKTTLTAAITKVLAAKGTTKALNVDQIDNAPEEKERGITIAIYHAEYETAKRHYAHVDCPGHADYIKNMITGAAQMDGAVLVVSAADGPMPQTREHILLARQVNVPYIVVYLNKIDMVDDPELIDLVELEVRELLSTYEFPGENIPVIRGSALKVIENDPDPKWTKSIEDLCNSIDEYIPMPERPIDKPFLMPVEDVFTITGRGTVATGRAERGIVKVGDEIEIVGFSTEVKKTVCTGVEMFRKILDEGRAGDNIGVLLRGVDRKEIERGQVLAKPGSIKPHTKFKAEVYVLSKEEGGRHTPFFNGYRPQFYFRTTDVTGAIKLPEGMEMIMPGDNVTIEVNLITPIAMDEGLRFAIREGGRTVGAGVVVGIIE; this is translated from the coding sequence ATGGCCAAGCAAAAATTCGACAGAACAAAACCTCATGTGAATATTGGAACCATCGGGCATGTCGATCATGGGAAAACGACCCTTACTGCCGCAATAACGAAGGTTCTCGCGGCGAAAGGGACCACGAAGGCCCTCAATGTTGATCAGATTGACAATGCTCCCGAGGAAAAGGAGCGCGGCATCACCATCGCCATCTATCATGCAGAGTATGAGACTGCAAAAAGGCACTATGCCCACGTGGACTGCCCTGGCCATGCCGACTACATCAAGAACATGATCACCGGTGCCGCACAGATGGACGGTGCAGTTCTGGTGGTGTCAGCGGCCGACGGCCCCATGCCGCAGACGCGCGAGCATATCCTCCTTGCGCGCCAGGTGAATGTGCCCTACATCGTGGTGTACCTCAATAAGATTGACATGGTGGACGATCCCGAGCTTATTGACCTCGTGGAGCTTGAGGTGAGAGAACTTCTCAGCACTTACGAGTTCCCCGGCGAGAACATCCCCGTGATAAGGGGCTCGGCCCTGAAAGTCATCGAAAACGATCCCGATCCGAAATGGACCAAATCAATCGAGGATCTCTGCAATTCCATTGACGAGTATATCCCCATGCCCGAGCGCCCCATTGACAAGCCCTTCCTGATGCCTGTCGAGGATGTGTTCACCATCACCGGGAGAGGCACCGTGGCAACGGGAAGAGCGGAGCGCGGCATAGTCAAGGTGGGCGACGAGATTGAGATCGTGGGCTTCTCCACGGAAGTCAAGAAAACGGTCTGCACCGGCGTCGAGATGTTCCGCAAGATTCTGGACGAGGGCCGCGCCGGCGACAATATCGGCGTGCTGCTCCGCGGAGTAGACAGGAAAGAGATAGAGAGAGGCCAGGTGCTTGCGAAGCCAGGATCGATAAAGCCTCATACCAAGTTCAAGGCAGAGGTTTATGTGCTGTCAAAGGAAGAGGGCGGCCGCCATACACCATTCTTCAACGGTTACCGTCCGCAGTTCTATTTCAGGACTACCGATGTGACCGGCGCTATCAAGCTGCCTGAGGGCATGGAGATGATCATGCCCGGTGACAACGTGACGATAGAAGTAAACCTCATCACCCCCATCGCCATGGACGAAGGCCTCCGCTTCGCCATCCGTGAAGGCGGAAGAACGGTGGGTGCCGGAGTGGTGGTCGGCATTATCGAGTAA
- a CDS encoding DnaB-like helicase C-terminal domain-containing protein — protein MESLPFIIDKRRFYMAFKGRTDRVGIYNAATCKIVSMEVKKGDWEIAQRIEAHLGGQARLGIHNHLQDNTCPWALVIFDEASGNPTGRDSLFFASEGAKLGLRDIKRERTKVKGENYECWLFFEKPLPVRKVRHLLTLMLKKFGISKVEVLPNEDDLTTGSFGNYAWLPYFGGTDKWMTESGESRVDYGMKMGFTIFIDEEGKPLKDPFATIHRYTEEEVDNAILYLSEYIPPEPSPEEGIRILDSHLRKLSEKCDGFKAMTLEVRDKRILREEGLTLLGLMLGTLNRPDYLHKLLAKTADYDKDYYDKKIQALTGRAFRTCAEFKATGYCPKEKVCFDRRPPLSERFGKFDEDKNKPPELWREPSPVQWIFQGIKERMGEEGEAETAVIDIDVKSQEEFLVDFDKEIVELRGRVIKSKRNFSGYDTGFPSLNQVLDGLKADTLITLAGPQGTGKTAFALQLTEQVAQLEGVPCAFIAYSETKQAMTVKMLSRISGMDYRKISRALLNDEELIRVKQAAEKIKASYGKHVFIIEGNDSLGIKKIKTLMDFASPKFIVIDSIGQLPFISKQNISDISLRIEQNMSQLKTLARYQKIPLLAVFSSRDKELSIEGALMLESLIMQASDVFLQMEEKGPLTGPAESSSPGSKELTLTVRKNKGGEKNIVMRFGYQLLVQKLFELK, from the coding sequence ATGGAAAGCCTTCCTTTTATAATTGATAAAAGACGATTCTACATGGCCTTCAAAGGCAGGACTGACAGGGTGGGCATCTATAATGCTGCCACATGCAAGATAGTATCGATGGAAGTAAAGAAAGGCGACTGGGAGATAGCCCAGAGGATAGAGGCCCATCTGGGCGGCCAGGCACGGCTGGGCATCCACAACCATCTCCAGGACAACACCTGCCCCTGGGCGCTGGTAATCTTTGATGAGGCAAGCGGGAACCCTACAGGGAGGGACTCGCTTTTTTTTGCAAGCGAGGGAGCCAAGCTGGGTCTCCGCGACATCAAGAGGGAGCGGACCAAGGTGAAGGGTGAGAACTACGAGTGCTGGCTCTTTTTCGAGAAGCCTCTCCCCGTGAGAAAGGTGAGGCACCTCCTCACGCTCATGCTCAAGAAATTCGGGATCTCCAAGGTGGAGGTGCTCCCCAACGAAGACGATCTCACCACGGGCAGCTTCGGGAACTATGCATGGCTTCCCTATTTCGGGGGCACCGACAAGTGGATGACCGAATCCGGTGAGAGCCGCGTTGACTACGGCATGAAGATGGGATTCACCATCTTCATCGACGAAGAGGGAAAGCCTCTCAAGGATCCCTTCGCCACCATCCACCGCTACACGGAAGAGGAGGTGGACAACGCCATCCTCTACCTCTCCGAATACATTCCCCCGGAGCCCTCGCCTGAAGAGGGGATAAGGATCCTGGACTCACACCTCAGAAAGCTGTCGGAAAAATGTGACGGCTTCAAAGCCATGACCCTTGAGGTCCGCGACAAGAGAATCCTCCGTGAAGAAGGCCTCACCCTGCTGGGCCTCATGCTCGGGACCCTCAACAGGCCTGACTACCTTCACAAGCTCCTCGCAAAAACCGCCGATTACGACAAGGACTATTACGACAAGAAGATCCAGGCCCTCACGGGAAGGGCATTCCGCACCTGCGCCGAGTTCAAGGCGACGGGGTACTGCCCCAAGGAGAAGGTCTGCTTTGACAGGAGGCCGCCCCTCTCTGAGCGTTTCGGGAAATTCGATGAGGACAAGAACAAGCCACCCGAGCTCTGGAGAGAGCCGTCGCCCGTGCAGTGGATATTCCAGGGAATCAAGGAGAGAATGGGAGAGGAGGGCGAAGCCGAGACTGCGGTCATTGACATCGATGTAAAGAGCCAGGAAGAGTTTCTGGTGGACTTTGACAAGGAGATAGTGGAACTGCGCGGGAGGGTCATCAAGAGCAAGAGGAACTTCTCAGGGTATGATACAGGCTTCCCCTCGCTCAACCAGGTGCTTGACGGCCTCAAGGCCGACACGCTCATCACCCTTGCGGGGCCCCAGGGAACAGGGAAAACGGCTTTTGCTCTGCAGCTCACCGAGCAGGTCGCCCAGCTCGAAGGCGTGCCCTGCGCCTTCATCGCATACAGCGAGACCAAGCAGGCAATGACGGTGAAAATGCTCTCCCGCATCTCGGGAATGGATTACAGGAAAATCTCGCGGGCTCTTCTCAATGATGAAGAGCTCATCAGGGTGAAACAGGCAGCGGAGAAGATAAAGGCGAGCTACGGGAAACATGTTTTCATCATAGAGGGGAACGACTCTCTCGGCATAAAAAAGATCAAGACCCTCATGGACTTTGCCTCGCCAAAGTTCATCGTCATTGACTCCATCGGCCAGCTGCCTTTTATTTCGAAACAGAACATCTCGGACATCTCGCTGCGCATCGAGCAGAACATGTCTCAGCTCAAAACCCTTGCCCGTTATCAGAAAATACCCCTTCTGGCTGTTTTTTCCTCAAGAGACAAGGAGCTTTCCATTGAAGGGGCCCTCATGCTTGAGTCCCTCATCATGCAGGCCAGCGACGTGTTCCTCCAGATGGAGGAAAAGGGACCTCTCACAGGCCCCGCTGAGAGCTCCTCACCAGGCTCGAAGGAGCTTACTCTCACGGTCCGCAAGAACAAGGGAGGAGAAAAAAATATCGTGATGCGCTTCGGGTATCAGCTCCTGGTCCAGAAGCTCTTTGAGCTGAAATAG
- a CDS encoding response regulator — protein sequence MEEVYRILVADDEEDNLNLLKCYLETMDFEVITAVNGIEAVEKAQSETPDLIILDVMMPGIDGFEACKKIRGDFSVSHIPILFLTCKVSIEDTVHGLNVGGDDYISKPFDFRELVTRIHTILRRTKQHMAANPLTGLPGNTSIQKEIKRLISEKITFAVCLLDIDNFKSFNDLYGYERGDKVIKNTATIIMEACKDTSIPYKFIGHIGGDDFIFICAPEHAAGLSEKIISQFDAVAPEFYDDKDRERGFIETISRRGDVQRYPLVSISIGIVTNELRILEHPGQVAQILAELKSFAKKTPGSNYVKDRRAD from the coding sequence GTGGAAGAGGTTTACAGGATACTTGTCGCCGATGATGAGGAAGACAACCTCAATCTCCTGAAATGCTACCTTGAAACCATGGACTTCGAGGTCATCACCGCCGTCAATGGAATTGAGGCAGTGGAGAAAGCCCAGAGCGAGACCCCCGACCTCATAATCCTCGATGTCATGATGCCGGGAATAGACGGATTTGAGGCATGCAAGAAAATCCGCGGTGATTTCTCCGTGAGCCATATTCCCATACTTTTCCTCACCTGCAAGGTCTCAATCGAGGACACGGTCCATGGCCTCAACGTGGGCGGCGATGATTACATCTCCAAGCCTTTCGATTTCAGGGAACTCGTCACCAGGATCCACACCATTCTCAGGCGCACCAAGCAGCATATGGCCGCAAACCCCCTCACCGGCCTTCCGGGGAACACCTCCATCCAGAAAGAGATAAAAAGGCTTATCAGCGAGAAGATCACCTTTGCCGTCTGCCTTCTGGACATCGACAATTTCAAATCCTTCAACGATCTTTACGGTTACGAGAGAGGCGACAAGGTCATCAAGAACACGGCCACCATCATCATGGAAGCCTGCAAGGACACGAGCATTCCTTACAAGTTTATCGGGCACATCGGCGGCGATGATTTTATCTTTATCTGCGCTCCTGAGCACGCCGCCGGGCTCTCCGAAAAGATAATCTCCCAGTTTGACGCCGTGGCGCCTGAATTCTATGATGACAAGGACAGGGAGAGGGGCTTCATTGAGACGATCTCGCGGAGGGGTGACGTACAGCGCTATCCCCTTGTGAGCATCTCTATAGGCATCGTGACCAATGAACTGAGGATCCTTGAGCATCCCGGCCAGGTAGCCCAGATCCTGGCGGAACTGAAATCATTTGCCAAGAAAACGCCGGGAAGCAATTATGTGAAGGATCGGCGGGCCGACTGA
- a CDS encoding response regulator transcription factor has product MSEPIKVFVADDQNLFREMLVGILQREDDIVVVGEASDGREAVTKIKALQPDVVLVDINMPELNGIHVTEIVKKEYEKIKVVVLTGYSQEDYIFEALQRGASGYLSKDISADKVKEAIRTVFQGESLLEAKITTKLIREFVKIHTNGKEPVEGHEGSAGGPELMRDTPLTKREIEILKLIAKGMSNIEIAEKLFISEHTVKTHVGNLLRKLGISDRVQAVLYAVEKGIR; this is encoded by the coding sequence ATGAGTGAGCCGATCAAAGTCTTTGTCGCTGACGATCAGAATCTTTTCAGGGAGATGCTTGTGGGGATCCTCCAGAGGGAGGATGATATAGTAGTAGTGGGGGAAGCCTCAGACGGCAGGGAGGCTGTCACGAAGATAAAGGCACTGCAGCCGGATGTAGTGCTGGTCGATATCAACATGCCTGAATTGAACGGGATCCACGTCACCGAAATCGTGAAAAAGGAATATGAAAAGATCAAGGTCGTGGTCCTCACAGGGTATTCCCAGGAAGACTATATTTTTGAGGCGCTCCAGCGCGGGGCGAGTGGCTATCTCTCCAAGGATATCTCGGCAGACAAGGTGAAAGAGGCAATCAGGACTGTGTTCCAGGGAGAGTCCCTGCTGGAGGCGAAAATCACCACCAAGCTCATCAGGGAGTTTGTCAAGATCCATACAAACGGCAAGGAGCCGGTGGAAGGCCACGAGGGCTCTGCTGGCGGCCCCGAGCTGATGAGGGATACCCCTCTTACCAAGAGAGAGATAGAGATATTAAAACTTATCGCTAAAGGAATGAGCAACATCGAGATCGCGGAAAAGCTCTTTATCAGCGAGCACACGGTGAAGACCCATGTGGGGAATCTCCTCAGGAAGCTCGGCATCTCTGACCGGGTTCAGGCAGTGCTCTACGCGGTGGAAAAAGGAATCAGGTAA
- a CDS encoding clostripain-related cysteine peptidase, whose amino-acid sequence MDSSFNLNAPGSGPHIESLKNAAISQGKATAGKQDAQEDLSAAPSDVVDLNGTADKKKKTLPPPPSPVGEPEDTRAEQPEKEVTFLLYMDGQYPDLESTVASIPLGLEKVGSNKDMNVVVELGRAPQSVVYSDGGYDRIDSDWEGVRRYHITSSTTPRAETVTLGDWKDVAAANPGNPLIHYVMGEVYEGQGLKEEAEKEFKKAEELGYMKFFTEPANPQIKEWSTEFQQALQPLRDKDMESNVYASPVAEDLGTGVDMKLPHNLRDFVAWGIKNYPAKHYVVILGGHGGAWTGALQMSPSDMGMAIQAGINQANRSTGRNDRVDATVFNSCYMGNLESINEMKDSSDIIIASEMSAKSSVLSDWPEILGGVQKDLSEGKDFDAREFAEGFVELYREKGEATRELPLIRKFSKEHYLTLAAVDTDKIDEVTSSWRKLVADWKKSGTSDEEIFKLLDGSKNYPSFAYSPEMLFDYGTLRDLGDIADKLSSAENLPQVVKDDAIKIKKALAEAVIAEQHTGHDMEGSSGLSIWAPTNVSDIALMAAPYGKRVPDFVQGTNWDKKLIESVTSADQQKLAKFMACIKLLAQSQQMLRNPHISDTEKSQVEEKLKKLQQEAVKLRGELSIVKDDVEIAPETPEEKAMLEAGEKEIAKQEARGKDEEYIEGHIMRSQTRDGMSHGKGVLYDELAGKEEDPISLFADNLIADSQIKDGMGHNPRFIK is encoded by the coding sequence GTGGACAGCTCATTCAACCTCAACGCACCAGGCTCCGGACCACACATCGAATCACTCAAGAACGCAGCCATCTCCCAGGGAAAAGCTACGGCAGGAAAGCAGGACGCGCAGGAGGATCTTTCGGCGGCGCCCTCTGATGTAGTGGACCTCAATGGCACAGCCGATAAGAAAAAGAAGACCCTCCCGCCGCCCCCCTCCCCGGTCGGCGAGCCTGAGGACACCAGGGCAGAGCAACCTGAAAAGGAAGTCACGTTCCTCCTCTACATGGACGGCCAGTATCCCGACCTTGAATCCACCGTGGCGTCAATACCTCTGGGCCTTGAGAAAGTAGGCTCAAACAAAGATATGAACGTGGTCGTTGAGCTGGGCAGAGCGCCCCAGTCGGTCGTATATTCCGACGGCGGCTATGACAGGATAGACAGCGACTGGGAAGGGGTAAGACGGTACCATATCACCTCGAGCACCACGCCCCGGGCAGAGACGGTAACGCTTGGCGACTGGAAGGATGTGGCGGCTGCCAATCCGGGAAACCCCCTCATCCATTATGTGATGGGCGAGGTCTATGAAGGCCAGGGGTTAAAGGAGGAAGCTGAAAAGGAATTCAAGAAGGCCGAGGAGCTCGGTTATATGAAATTCTTCACCGAGCCCGCGAATCCGCAGATAAAAGAGTGGAGCACGGAGTTTCAGCAGGCCCTTCAGCCCCTGAGAGACAAGGACATGGAGTCAAACGTCTATGCCTCCCCTGTTGCGGAAGACCTGGGGACAGGCGTGGACATGAAGCTCCCACATAACCTGAGAGACTTTGTCGCCTGGGGCATAAAGAACTACCCGGCAAAGCACTACGTAGTAATACTGGGAGGCCACGGCGGGGCATGGACGGGAGCCCTCCAGATGAGCCCCTCTGACATGGGAATGGCAATACAGGCGGGCATCAACCAGGCCAACAGGTCAACGGGGAGAAATGACCGCGTTGATGCCACTGTCTTCAATTCATGCTATATGGGGAACCTTGAGTCCATCAATGAGATGAAGGACTCATCGGATATCATCATTGCCTCGGAGATGTCAGCCAAGTCGAGCGTCCTCTCAGACTGGCCGGAGATACTTGGCGGCGTGCAGAAAGATCTCTCAGAGGGCAAGGATTTCGACGCGAGGGAGTTTGCCGAGGGCTTCGTGGAGCTTTACCGTGAGAAAGGGGAAGCGACCAGGGAGCTTCCCCTTATCAGGAAGTTCTCAAAGGAGCATTATCTTACCCTTGCCGCCGTTGACACTGACAAGATAGATGAGGTGACCTCATCGTGGAGGAAGCTCGTGGCAGACTGGAAGAAGTCGGGCACGAGCGATGAAGAGATTTTCAAGCTCCTTGACGGGAGCAAGAATTACCCCTCCTTTGCTTACAGCCCCGAGATGCTTTTTGATTACGGCACCCTGAGGGATCTTGGTGATATAGCCGACAAGCTCTCGAGTGCTGAAAACCTGCCCCAGGTGGTCAAGGATGATGCAATCAAGATAAAAAAGGCCCTCGCAGAGGCAGTGATTGCCGAGCAGCATACGGGTCATGACATGGAAGGCTCTTCAGGCCTCTCCATATGGGCACCTACCAATGTCTCTGATATCGCCCTGATGGCGGCGCCTTACGGAAAGCGCGTGCCCGATTTTGTCCAGGGAACCAACTGGGACAAGAAGCTCATCGAATCGGTGACCAGCGCCGATCAGCAGAAGCTTGCGAAGTTCATGGCCTGCATCAAGCTCCTCGCACAGTCACAGCAGATGCTGAGAAATCCCCACATATCAGACACAGAAAAGAGCCAGGTTGAGGAGAAGCTTAAAAAGCTCCAGCAGGAGGCTGTCAAGCTCAGGGGTGAGCTGAGCATCGTGAAAGATGATGTGGAAATCGCTCCCGAGACCCCTGAAGAGAAAGCAATGCTTGAAGCCGGGGAAAAGGAGATTGCAAAGCAGGAGGCACGAGGGAAGGATGAAGAATATATAGAAGGGCATATCATGCGTTCCCAGACCCGTGACGGTATGTCCCACGGGAAAGGCGTCCTGTATGACGAACTGGCGGGTAAGGAAGAGGATCCGATCTCGCTTTTTGCCGATAATCTCATCGCTGACAGCCAAATCAAGGATGGGATGGGTCACAATCCCAGGTTTATCAAATAG
- a CDS encoding carbon-nitrogen hydrolase family protein, which yields MKEFVAAGIQMAVNLENVEATIDRAVVLLKEARETCGASLAVYPESITTGFNPGESAREFYGRLDGIPGKMTWRIQEAAKDIGISVVWPLYEKGEKEGVIYNSAALFDHRGELAGVYRKTHPFPTERLEAGGWTTPGHETVICELPFAKVGLIICYDGDFPELSRVLALKGAEVIVRPSALLRSYEIWELTNCARAYDNHVYFVAVNAIGQDRGGAYYFGHSMIVSPIGQKLALARAGEEIVYARLSADPLKYVTYGTKSPMLFDHLEDRNLKAYEGIMSKGRSSFEPSRRIPYQNG from the coding sequence ATGAAAGAGTTCGTCGCCGCAGGAATACAGATGGCCGTGAACCTGGAAAATGTTGAGGCCACCATTGACAGGGCCGTTGTGCTTCTGAAGGAGGCCCGGGAGACCTGCGGCGCAAGCCTCGCGGTGTACCCCGAGTCAATCACCACAGGCTTCAATCCCGGCGAGAGCGCCCGCGAATTTTACGGGCGGCTTGACGGCATTCCCGGGAAAATGACCTGGCGGATCCAGGAGGCGGCGAAGGATATCGGCATCTCGGTGGTCTGGCCTCTTTATGAAAAAGGTGAGAAAGAAGGGGTAATCTATAATTCCGCAGCCCTCTTTGACCATCGAGGGGAGCTTGCAGGGGTTTACCGCAAGACCCATCCTTTCCCCACGGAGAGGCTGGAAGCGGGAGGGTGGACCACTCCCGGCCATGAAACGGTGATCTGCGAGCTTCCCTTCGCGAAGGTGGGGCTTATCATCTGCTATGACGGGGATTTCCCCGAGCTCTCAAGAGTTCTCGCCCTGAAAGGCGCCGAGGTGATTGTGCGCCCTTCGGCGCTGCTCCGGAGCTACGAGATCTGGGAGCTCACCAACTGCGCGAGGGCCTATGACAACCATGTTTATTTTGTAGCCGTGAACGCTATCGGGCAGGACAGAGGGGGCGCCTATTACTTCGGCCACAGCATGATCGTGAGCCCCATCGGCCAGAAGCTGGCACTTGCCCGGGCCGGCGAAGAAATTGTCTATGCCCGGCTCAGTGCCGATCCCCTTAAATATGTCACCTACGGGACCAAATCGCCGATGCTTTTTGATCACCTCGAGGACAGGAATCTGAAAGCCTATGAGGGGATTATGAGCAAAGGGCGCAGCTCTTTTGAGCCTTCCCGGAGAATCCCCTACCAGAACGGCTAG
- the udp gene encoding uridine phosphorylase: protein MKKGKEYHIALGKGDVGKYVILPGDPGRVPLIAGYLENSKKVAENREYTTYTGTLDGIKVAVTSTGIGCPSAAICLEELIKIGADTFIRVGTAGALQPSVGLGDLVIATGAIREEGTTRQYIPLSYPAVADFDVTLALREAAKKLGYKHHMGVCHCKDAFYIEGEMEIPHKEHNQALWKAWERANVLATSMEDAALFVVSQIRRVRAGEVLAIIGLTYKDAPIMKKVGIDEAIKTAMEAIRILHGQEKKKK from the coding sequence ATGAAGAAAGGAAAGGAATACCATATCGCGCTGGGCAAGGGTGACGTGGGAAAGTATGTGATACTCCCCGGCGACCCCGGAAGGGTACCCCTCATCGCGGGCTATCTTGAGAACAGCAAGAAGGTGGCCGAGAACAGGGAATATACCACCTACACGGGGACCCTTGACGGCATCAAGGTCGCCGTCACCTCGACGGGAATCGGCTGCCCCAGCGCCGCCATCTGCCTCGAGGAGCTGATAAAGATAGGAGCGGACACTTTCATCCGCGTGGGCACCGCCGGCGCGCTGCAGCCCTCGGTGGGCCTGGGGGACCTGGTGATAGCCACGGGCGCCATCCGTGAGGAGGGCACCACGAGGCAGTATATCCCGCTCAGCTACCCTGCCGTGGCCGATTTCGACGTGACGCTTGCGCTGAGGGAAGCTGCAAAGAAGCTGGGCTACAAGCACCATATGGGCGTGTGTCACTGCAAGGATGCCTTCTATATAGAAGGCGAAATGGAGATCCCTCACAAGGAGCACAATCAGGCTCTCTGGAAGGCATGGGAGAGGGCCAATGTCCTCGCCACCTCAATGGAGGATGCCGCCCTCTTCGTCGTTTCACAGATAAGAAGGGTGAGAGCCGGGGAAGTGCTCGCCATCATCGGCCTCACTTATAAGGATGCCCCGATTATGAAGAAAGTCGGGATAGACGAGGCGATCAAGACCGCCATGGAGGCGATCAGAATCCTTCACGGGCAGGAAAAAAAGAAAAAATAG